Within Balearica regulorum gibbericeps isolate bBalReg1 chromosome 10, bBalReg1.pri, whole genome shotgun sequence, the genomic segment gacccatgcTGCACCcgtgggtgccccccaccccatggTACCTTGCTCAGCCccatgccccctccctggccaggATCATCCACCAGGACGGTTACTCGCTGGAGGAATGCCTGGAGTTCATCGCCATCATCTACAGCAACACGCTCCAGTCCATGCTGGCCATCGTGCGGGCCATGACCACCCTCAACATCCAGTATGGGGACTCGGCTCGCCAGGTGAGGAGCACCCAACGCTGGGCAGGGGGTGCCACCAGCCCCCTGGCCCCGCTGAGCCCCTCTCCCTCGTAGGACGATGCCCGCAAGCTGCTGCACCTCTCAGACACCATTGAGGAGGGCACCATGCCCAAGGAGATGTCAGACATCATCGGGCGGCTCTGGAAGGACGCTGGCATCCAAGCCTGCTTTGACCGTGCCTCCGAGTACCAGCTCAACGACTCAGCTGGCTAGTACGTGGGGTGGGGGAATTTgggcgggggagggagggtcGGGGGGGGGTGCCAACCCCTGTCTCATGCCCACCTCATGCCTGGCCAGCTACCTGTCAGACCTGGAGCGCCTGGTGACCCCCGGCTATGTCCCCACGGAGCAGGACGTGCTGCGGTCCCGCGTCAAGACCACCGGCATCATTGAGACCCAGTTCTCTTTCAAAGACCTCAACTTCAGGTGGGGGCCAAGCCCCTGGGGAAGGCTGATGCcaggggggtgggcagggggtgggaagTGCTGACCCCCTCATGCCCTGCCCAGGATGTTTGACGTGGGTGGCCAGCGCTCGGAGAGGAAGAAGTGGATCCACTGCTTTGAGGGGGTGACCTGCATCATCTTCATCGCAGCCCTCAGCGCCTATGACATGGTCCTGGTGGAAGATGATGAAGTGGTGAGGAAGGCTCACCATCCCAtaccctcctgcccccccccccattgccATCATGAtatgtgtgtggggggggggggcgggtgtCACCATGGGCTGTGTCCCTCCACAGAACCGCATGCACGAGAGCCTGCACCTCTTCAACAGCATCTGCAACCACCGCTACTTTGCCACCACCTCCATCGTCCTCTTCCTCAACAAGAAGGATGTCTTCCTGGAGAAGATCAAGAAGGCCCATCTCAGCATCTGCTTCCCCGACTACGATGGTGAGGGTGGCAGCGGCTCGCCCATTGGGTGCATGCCGGTGGTGATGGGGTGGCAGTGAAGGGTTGGGGGGgccagcaccctgcagcagccaccCACCAGGTGTCCTCAGCACCCCATGCAAGCGATGCTGCACTTGCATCGCTCATGGACCAAGCAAGGTTTGCCCACCCGGGGGAGCGCTGGGCCAGCACCCATGGGGGGGACACCAGCCCAGGAGGGGACCCCGCTCACTGCCACCAGGTCCCAACACCTATGACGACGCGGGCAACTACATCAAGCTGCAGTTCCTGGAGCTGAACATGCGGCGGGACGTGAAGGAGATCTATTCCCACATGACCTGCGCCACCGATACCGAGAACGTCAAGTTCGTCTTCGACGCAGTCACCGACATCATCATCAAGGAGAACCTCAAGGACTGTGGGCTCTTctgagccccagccccagcgccccctccccagcccgggtctcccccccctccagcccccacTCCACAGCCATCTCCACTTGCCCTGAACCCCCGGGATTTGACCTGCTCAGCCCTGGAGCCACCCCTAGGTGGGGGGCACGGCCccactccccctccccgccagccctCCCACCAGCCAGCACTGGGGGCACCCAGTGCTGCTGAGTGCTGGGGGCCCCTGGTACCCTTGGAGCTGGGGGTTACTGGGGGTCCTTTGGGTGCTGGAGGTCCCTGGGGGCTCCAGGTGCTGGGAGTCCTTGGTACCCTTGGAGctggggaggtgctgggggtCCCTGGGTACCCCTTGGAGTGGGGGGGTACTGGGGAATCCCTTTGGTGCTGGGAGTCCCTGGGTATCCTGGTTTCTTGGAGTGCTGGGGGGTCTCTGGTACCCGTGGAGCTTGGTGGTGCTGAGGGTCTCCAGGAACCTCTTGGAGCTGAGGCGTGCTGGGTGTCCCCAGATGACCTTTGGCactgaggaggctgggggtctcttggggtgctgcagggtgttGGGGGGTCCCTGGTACCCCTTGGAGCTGAGGGGTGCTAGGGGGTCCCGGGTACCCTTTGGagctggggggtgctgggggtcaTGGGTACCCTTTGGAGCTGGGAGGCGCAGGGGGGGTCTCCAGGAACCCCTTGGAGCTGGGGGCTGCCGGTGGTCACttgggggtgcagggtgctgggggtccATGGGTGCTCCTTGAGCTGGGGGGTCCCTGTGGGCTGCTGGGTGCAAGGGGTGCTAGATCTCTCCCTGGGCACTGGGTGTCCCCAAGGACCGTGCAGTACTGGGGCCTCCTGGGTGCCAGGAACCCCTGGGTGCCACCATCTCCTTGCTGCAGGGTCAGGGGGTGGTCATggtccccccccagcagcatccccagctgcTGAGCCAACAGCCCTGGGGGGGCGGTCAGCCCCCCAGCAACatcccagctccctccccagggGTCCCACTGCCACCATCACCCATGGCACACAGGGGACGCTGCGGAGCCCCCGAGGTGATGCCAGCCCACCCTGTGTCCCTCTGCCACCTCCAGGgacacccccagccctcctgctaAGGTGAAGCCCCCACACCCACCCCCGGGTCACGGAGAGGGGGGCGGCAgtagatacatattttttctctcttttttttttttttctctcctttctacattttattatttcaaaccATGGAACAATTCGGTAAAACATCCTGTGGGAAAAGCGAGGCCGCGGGCACCGGCTGAGGGGGCCCCCCCGggcctcgggggggggggacagcggGGGCCACTCTGTACAGCGGGCTCTCCTTGCCCAACGCAACAGCTAGCCCTACAAAACTAGGCTTAGaaagagggggggggagggatgcaggcagcgggcagcacCGCCCCTGCCCGCCTTCCTGCCCAGCCACTGCCCACCGGGGGCTGCCCGTCCCTCTGGGTAGCAGGACGGGGGGCAGCAAGGCGGGGTGGGTGGGGTGCAgacctcccccccccaaggcACACGGTTGGGGGGTGGGCTGGCCATGGAGGAGACCGCCACCACGTAGCACTCAATGCTTTTAAATAGTTTGGTAAAaaggtttctttaaaaagcaacctCAACCCAGCCagtgtggtgtggtttttttgcgctgtttcgatttttttttttttcccctttttttttctttctttcttttctggtttactAAAAGGAATGTTGTCGGTCGTGTTTTCGGCCGGGTGGGTGTCCCCGAGGGGACCCCCGCGTCCCCCCCATGCCAGCAACACTTGAAATGTAAACAGTGAGAGAGCCAGGGCTCGGGAGCGAATGAacgggggggggctggagcgATTCATGGATtaaaaaacaagatgaaaaccTCATTTTCCCCAGGAAGGCAGAAAGGGTGACACCAacgaggaggagaaggaggatgaTGGGGTGCAAGtaggggcggcggggggggacacgggccCTGCCGCTGTGCTGGCACCCAAAAAGTCTCTTTACGGGGTGGAGGCGGAGGGATGAATCCAAAGAAGCTGGAGTGGGTGGGCGTTGCGGTCCTTCCTTCACCGGTGCGGCCAGGGGTCCTAGGAGAGAGCGGGTGGTGAGCAGGTgggggctggggatggggcaggcACCGGCAGGGACAGCAGGCAGCACCCATCCCATGCCCAGAGGGTGCTCAGTGATCCCTCTTTGAGGGGGCCCCCACTGGGACCACCACCCACCTGGGCAGCGCCGGCCCTCAGAAGAGTCCACAGTCCTTCAGGTTGTTTTTGATGATGACATCAGTGACGGCATCGAAGACAAACTGCACGTTCTTGGTGTCGGTGGCACAGGTGAAGTGGGTGTAGATCTCCTTGGTGTCCTTCCGCTTGTTCAGGTCCTCGAACTTGCTCTGGATGTAGCTGGCCGCCTCGTCGTACTTGTTGggccctgggcaggaggagatgctggGCTGCCCTGCAGTCCCTTGGGGACCTCCCCTCCACCGAAGGGGTTTCGGCTCAGGTCCCCACGCTGCCACAGCCACCACTCCAATGCCAGACTGATGCTCCCCAGATACCGTGAGCCTCAGCTAAACCTCcgcagggctgctgctccttgttccccccatcccctgggGCACCCCAAACACCACCGCGCCCCGCTTGCTGCCCCAACACGCCGCTCCCCGGGCACAGGAGAGCCAccatctccatccccagcatctcctgctACACTGCTCAGACAAGGCTCTGCCCACTCCTCCTGCAagggggactggggggggcACTGAGGGACCCCGCGGTACCTGTGTACTCAGGGAAGCAAATGGTCAGGGGGCTGTGCACGATCTTCTCCTCAAAGAGGTCCTTCTTGttgaggaagaggatgatggACGTGTCCGTGAACCACTTGTTGTTGCAGATGCTGTCGAACAGCTTCATGCTCTCGTGCATCCGGTTCTGCCAGGGGAGACGGCAGcctgagctgggcagggagcccTGGGCAGCGCCTGCCCCACTGCCACCCAAACTGCCGCACCCccgctgctcctgcctgcctgggcaggGAACGCCGAGGGCCCAGCTTGGGCCACGTTGGCCAGGGCACTGGTGGCTACCAGAGAAGGGGGTGCTCCCCTGGTCCCCCAAGGAGGGGACGGGTCATGGCACCAGCTCCATCCAACCCTGACTCACCATCTCCTCGTCCTCAGCCAGCACCAGGTCATAGGCGCTCAGGGCCACGCAGAAAATGATGGCCG encodes:
- the GNAT1 gene encoding guanine nucleotide-binding protein G(t) subunit alpha-1; translation: MGAGASAEEKHSRELEKKLKEDAEKDARTVKLLLLGAGESGKSTIVKQMKIIHQDGYSLEECLEFIAIIYSNTLQSMLAIVRAMTTLNIQYGDSARQDDARKLLHLSDTIEEGTMPKEMSDIIGRLWKDAGIQACFDRASEYQLNDSAGYYLSDLERLVTPGYVPTEQDVLRSRVKTTGIIETQFSFKDLNFRMFDVGGQRSERKKWIHCFEGVTCIIFIAALSAYDMVLVEDDEVNRMHESLHLFNSICNHRYFATTSIVLFLNKKDVFLEKIKKAHLSICFPDYDGPNTYDDAGNYIKLQFLELNMRRDVKEIYSHMTCATDTENVKFVFDAVTDIIIKENLKDCGLF